One stretch of Nitratiruptor tergarcus DSM 16512 DNA includes these proteins:
- a CDS encoding DUF4149 domain-containing protein: MRRWIDIVYMIILGIGLGLVLTLGALVAPVIFHANDYLGTLLLSHYQKGLLMTAIFVKSNYVLNFIAALIILREGYGYKSFERDKIIIPAAATAVLMIFLFTLYYTKEIVALQALGEQVTQSETFINIHKASELDFGLLALSLTLLLGRRLYLYCKGS; this comes from the coding sequence ATGAGAAGATGGATTGATATTGTTTATATGATAATTTTAGGTATTGGTTTAGGTTTAGTTTTGACTTTGGGAGCTTTGGTTGCACCAGTGATTTTTCATGCGAACGACTATTTAGGAACTCTGCTTCTTTCTCATTATCAAAAGGGACTATTAATGACAGCTATTTTTGTAAAAAGCAATTATGTTTTAAATTTTATTGCTGCTCTCATTATACTTCGTGAAGGGTATGGATATAAAAGTTTCGAAAGAGATAAGATTATTATCCCTGCAGCTGCCACAGCTGTTTTGATGATATTTTTATTTACATTGTACTATACTAAAGAGATTGTGGCTCTGCAGGCACTAGGAGAACAAGTAACGCAGAGTGAAACATTTATAAATATTCACAAAGCGAGTGAACTCGATTTTGGATTACTAGCACTCTCTTTAACACTTCTTCTTGGAAGAAGACTCTATCTTTATTGTAAAGGTTCATAA